From one Streptomyces sp. ICC1 genomic stretch:
- a CDS encoding SRPBCC family protein: MTYERAYDRTYEMDSIARLRVMAAGVPGARVVEGVLPAPVEAVWAVMSDLEGEFGRFQPDMRTVRVLRVTGDRVEALARSKYGLRAHFRGVLRPGWCWLQSRFLIIGMAAAPEPGGGTRVALTGGVRVPTRAAIVPLGAERELREAMTRLAGRLSA, translated from the coding sequence ATGACGTACGAGAGGGCATACGACAGGACGTACGAGATGGATTCGATCGCCCGCCTGCGCGTCATGGCGGCCGGCGTCCCGGGAGCCCGGGTCGTCGAAGGGGTCCTCCCGGCCCCCGTGGAGGCCGTCTGGGCGGTGATGTCGGACCTGGAGGGCGAGTTCGGCCGCTTCCAGCCGGACATGCGCACCGTGCGCGTGCTCCGGGTCACGGGCGACCGCGTGGAGGCCCTGGCGCGCAGCAAATACGGTCTGCGCGCGCACTTCCGCGGCGTCCTGCGCCCGGGCTGGTGCTGGCTCCAGAGCCGCTTCCTGATCATCGGCATGGCCGCCGCCCCGGAACCGGGCGGCGGCACCCGGGTGGCCCTGACGGGCGGCGTCCGCGTCCCGACCCGCGCGGCGATCGTCCCGCTGGGCGCGGAACGCGAACTCCGGGAGGCGATGACCCGGCTGGCGGGCCGGCTCAGCGCCTGA
- a CDS encoding sigma-70 family RNA polymerase sigma factor, producing MNPPAPPRGPLTPAARARGVALARAARGGDTLALHDLLDHLTPYIARICVPIALADGPDATQEALLNVFRSLRTLRDPETLYGWVRSVAVREAVRTARRAARDRPAELADVPAPDDPQLAVDIEDVLARLSPAHRAVLVLRDVEGLDEESAAALLGVPPGTAKSRLHRARSSFRKAWSA from the coding sequence GTGAACCCGCCGGCCCCGCCGAGGGGACCCCTCACCCCCGCCGCCCGCGCCCGGGGAGTCGCCCTCGCGCGCGCGGCCCGGGGCGGAGACACCCTCGCGCTGCACGACCTCCTCGACCACCTGACCCCGTACATCGCCCGGATCTGCGTACCGATCGCCCTCGCGGACGGCCCGGACGCCACGCAGGAGGCCCTGCTCAACGTCTTTCGGTCGCTGCGCACCCTGCGGGACCCGGAGACCCTGTACGGCTGGGTCCGGTCCGTCGCGGTCCGCGAAGCCGTCCGCACCGCCCGGCGCGCGGCCCGCGACCGCCCGGCCGAACTGGCCGACGTACCCGCCCCGGACGACCCGCAGCTCGCCGTCGACATCGAGGACGTCCTGGCCCGCCTCTCCCCCGCTCACCGGGCCGTCCTCGTACTCCGGGACGTCGAAGGCCTCGACGAGGAGTCCGCCGCCGCCCTGCTCGGCGTCCCGCCGGGCACCGCCAAGTCCCGGCTGCACCGGGCCCGTTCGAGCTTCCGGAAGGCGTGGTCCGCATGA
- a CDS encoding DUF3995 domain-containing protein: MKDTTRRRTGRTLAALLATDGLVHLYWATGLTWPAPDERTLSLAVLGTEVSFGPPVVLPLAALTLTGAAAVLAHARGQGGRPARLVTAAVAAGLAVRGLAGLGWAAGLLDSPADGPFRTLNLALYTPACLGFGWAAARLARAR, translated from the coding sequence ATGAAGGACACGACGCGAAGGCGCACCGGGCGGACGCTCGCCGCGCTGCTCGCCACCGACGGGCTGGTCCACCTGTACTGGGCCACCGGCCTGACCTGGCCCGCCCCCGACGAGCGGACCCTGTCGCTGGCCGTGCTCGGCACGGAGGTGTCCTTCGGGCCGCCCGTCGTCCTGCCGCTCGCCGCGCTCACCCTGACCGGGGCCGCCGCCGTACTCGCGCACGCGCGGGGCCAGGGAGGGCGGCCCGCCCGCCTGGTGACGGCAGCCGTCGCCGCCGGTCTGGCCGTACGCGGCCTCGCGGGCCTGGGCTGGGCCGCCGGCCTCCTCGACAGCCCGGCGGACGGCCCCTTCCGCACCCTCAACCTCGCGCTCTACACCCCCGCCTGCCTCGGCTTCGGCTGGGCCGCGGCGCGTCTGGCGCGAGCCCGGTGA
- a CDS encoding O-antigen ligase family protein, with protein sequence MNIGEIGAVLRRRWYVMMPLTMMGILAGLHLYESVPVSYQSQSSVALLDSSAVAELAPTFGNPISNAGGSLVVTADVLIRTLSGADAARDLQGLGVTDPYTVGFAANTSGPMLTLTVTGNDRAKVLKETSTLTAFAGEQLNALQSAAKVQPAYFVQTAPVVLPQTPKPQLKSRYQQVLAVLIAGLVAGFTLSFVTESLLASRRRRREAVEAARAAEAGGAAAGATARVRRRTRARQLDATALLTGYLALAFFIPSNLTLPGLGGVGTPANVFAILGLFWYLATWLTGRIRPAHGTRLPRIAMWLLAVSVLASYLGNASRGSTHKEVLGADRGLIGLLVWVSIVVLVSAGIQDRARLDVLLRRAVVMGALVAAIGYYDFFTATNIAEKISIPGLQSSVAQITALDRGAFTRPRSTTAQPLEFGGMLALMLPFAVQQAFDPARAHLTRWRRWAPVALMGGALPLTVSRTSIIGALIVVLVMVPRWKPQRRWTTFGLLLGSVAIFKVLVPGLIGTITTLFASFLSNSDSSTQARTVKYSAIVPYLEDRPLFGRGLGTFTPDLYFFTDNQYMLTLAEMGLLGLVALLALFLTGIHQGGAIRRIAACESDRELGQAFFASALVALVSAATFDALSFPMFAGMFFLTIAAGGSYLGFIRRAAPKPRTVESPCPPMAPTPAFFFQTENARRGHA encoded by the coding sequence GTGAACATCGGTGAGATAGGCGCCGTGTTGAGGCGCCGCTGGTACGTGATGATGCCCCTGACGATGATGGGAATCCTCGCCGGCCTGCACCTGTACGAGTCGGTTCCGGTGTCCTACCAGTCGCAGAGCTCGGTGGCGCTGCTCGACTCCTCGGCGGTCGCGGAACTGGCTCCGACCTTCGGCAACCCCATCTCCAACGCGGGCGGTTCGCTGGTCGTCACCGCCGACGTGCTCATCAGGACCCTGTCGGGGGCCGACGCGGCCCGGGACCTGCAGGGGCTCGGCGTCACCGATCCCTACACCGTCGGATTCGCCGCGAACACCTCGGGCCCCATGCTCACGTTAACGGTCACGGGCAACGACCGGGCCAAGGTGCTCAAGGAGACCAGCACGCTCACCGCGTTCGCCGGGGAGCAGCTCAACGCCCTCCAGTCGGCGGCCAAGGTACAACCCGCCTACTTCGTGCAGACCGCCCCGGTGGTGCTCCCGCAGACCCCCAAGCCCCAGCTCAAGAGCCGCTACCAACAGGTGCTCGCCGTCCTCATCGCCGGCCTGGTCGCCGGCTTCACCCTGTCCTTCGTGACGGAGAGCCTGCTCGCGTCCCGGCGCCGGCGGCGCGAAGCAGTCGAAGCCGCGCGGGCCGCCGAAGCCGGCGGAGCGGCCGCCGGGGCGACGGCGCGGGTGCGCAGGCGGACCAGGGCCCGGCAACTGGACGCCACCGCGCTGCTCACCGGCTATCTCGCGCTGGCCTTCTTCATCCCCTCGAACCTCACCCTTCCGGGGCTGGGAGGGGTGGGCACCCCGGCCAACGTGTTCGCGATCCTGGGGCTGTTCTGGTACCTCGCGACCTGGCTGACCGGCCGGATCCGGCCCGCTCACGGCACCCGGCTGCCCCGGATCGCGATGTGGCTGCTGGCCGTGTCGGTCCTCGCCTCCTACCTCGGGAACGCCTCCCGGGGCAGTACCCACAAGGAGGTGCTGGGGGCCGACCGCGGGCTGATCGGACTGCTCGTCTGGGTCTCGATCGTGGTGCTGGTGTCGGCCGGCATCCAGGACCGGGCCCGCCTCGACGTCCTGCTGCGACGGGCCGTGGTGATGGGGGCGCTGGTGGCCGCCATCGGCTACTACGACTTCTTCACCGCCACGAACATCGCCGAGAAGATCAGCATCCCGGGGCTCCAGTCGAGCGTGGCCCAGATCACCGCGCTCGACCGGGGGGCCTTCACCAGGCCGCGCTCGACGACGGCGCAGCCGCTGGAGTTCGGCGGCATGCTCGCCCTGATGCTGCCCTTCGCCGTGCAGCAGGCCTTCGATCCGGCCCGCGCGCACCTGACCCGGTGGCGCCGCTGGGCACCGGTGGCCCTGATGGGCGGGGCCCTGCCGCTGACGGTGTCGCGCACCTCCATCATCGGCGCGCTGATCGTCGTCCTGGTGATGGTGCCGCGGTGGAAGCCGCAGCGGCGCTGGACCACCTTCGGCCTGCTCCTGGGTTCCGTGGCGATCTTCAAGGTCCTCGTACCGGGGCTGATCGGCACGATCACCACGCTCTTCGCGTCCTTCCTGTCGAACTCCGACAGCAGCACCCAGGCCCGAACCGTCAAGTACAGCGCGATCGTCCCCTACCTGGAGGACCGCCCGCTGTTCGGACGGGGCCTGGGCACCTTCACCCCCGACCTCTACTTCTTCACCGACAACCAGTACATGCTGACCCTGGCGGAAATGGGCCTGCTGGGCCTCGTCGCGCTCCTGGCCCTGTTCCTCACCGGGATCCACCAGGGCGGCGCCATCCGGAGAATCGCCGCCTGCGAGTCCGACCGCGAGCTCGGCCAGGCCTTCTTCGCCTCGGCCCTCGTCGCCCTGGTCAGCGCCGCCACCTTCGACGCCCTCAGCTTCCCGATGTTCGCCGGGATGTTCTTCCTGACGATCGCCGCCGGAGGCAGTTACCTCGGCTTCATCCGGCGCGCCGCGCCGAAGCCCCGAACCGTGGAGTCCCCGTGTCCTCCCATGGCCCCGACCCCAGCTTTTTTTTTTCAAACAGAAAACGCCAGACGAGGGCATGCCTAG
- a CDS encoding glycosyltransferase has translation MSTVSVVIPCYKYGHFLADCVKSVLDEQEGVDVRVLIIDDASPDDSAEVARALAAADPRIEVRVHERNRGHIATYNEGLLEWADGDYVALLSADDRLVPGALVRAAALLDAHPEAGFAYGRPLRFQHGGPLPEARTRTTGSVVYPGRWWLERRFREGTGCITSPEVVVRTSLQRKVGGYDPELPHAGDIEMWMRLAAHADVGYVRGADQAFYRVHGNNMSTTDFGGQLDDLRQRLVAFDSVLEKCGGLLPEAARLSAAARTRLARYALRRAYRAYDRGRTGVVPVEELEAFAAECRPDYTELAEYGALRRRRRVGARVMPYLQPLVLSAFADRGREWLWWQSWKRRGI, from the coding sequence GTGAGCACCGTCAGCGTGGTGATCCCCTGCTACAAGTACGGCCACTTCCTGGCGGACTGCGTCAAGAGCGTGCTGGACGAGCAGGAGGGCGTCGACGTACGGGTACTGATCATCGACGACGCCTCGCCCGACGACTCGGCGGAGGTCGCGCGCGCCCTCGCGGCCGCCGACCCCCGGATCGAGGTCCGGGTCCACGAGCGCAACCGGGGTCACATCGCCACGTACAACGAAGGCCTGCTGGAGTGGGCCGACGGGGACTACGTGGCCCTGCTCTCGGCCGACGACCGGCTGGTCCCCGGCGCCCTGGTGCGCGCCGCGGCCCTGCTGGACGCCCACCCGGAGGCGGGCTTCGCCTACGGCAGGCCGCTGCGGTTCCAGCACGGCGGGCCGCTGCCCGAGGCCCGCACCCGGACCACCGGATCGGTGGTCTACCCCGGGCGGTGGTGGCTGGAGCGGCGCTTCAGGGAGGGCACCGGGTGCATCACCTCGCCCGAGGTGGTCGTGCGCACCAGCCTCCAGCGGAAGGTCGGGGGCTACGACCCCGAGCTTCCGCACGCGGGCGACATCGAGATGTGGATGCGGCTCGCGGCCCACGCCGACGTGGGCTACGTCCGGGGGGCCGACCAGGCCTTCTACCGCGTCCACGGCAACAACATGTCCACCACGGACTTCGGCGGGCAGCTCGACGACCTGCGCCAGCGCCTCGTCGCCTTCGACTCCGTACTGGAGAAGTGCGGCGGCCTCCTCCCGGAGGCCGCCCGGCTGTCGGCGGCGGCGCGCACCCGGCTCGCCCGGTACGCCCTGCGCAGGGCGTACCGGGCCTACGACCGGGGGCGCACCGGGGTGGTCCCGGTCGAGGAGCTGGAGGCCTTCGCCGCCGAATGCCGGCCGGACTACACCGAGCTCGCCGAGTACGGGGCGCTGCGCAGGCGCCGGCGGGTCGGAGCACGCGTGATGCCGTACCTCCAGCCGCTGGTGCTCTCGGCCTTCGCCGACCGGGGGCGCGAGTGGCTCTGGTGGCAGTCCTGGAAACGCCGAGGGATTTGA
- a CDS encoding DUF4082 domain-containing protein: MNRRTRLLRYGLFTAVAALTATVLPPFAVADAADPCGPGTNAIVCENSKPGTPMSDWFAPSAYGDIKGFSAQMSVQAGETVQFKVQSPTAYKVSVYRLGHYGGDGARLMSTAAQAAQTFPANFPAGGSPHSCTTKPTTGLVDCGNWPVTSTWTVPSDAVSGLYIANFDQADGNGVMPYPFVVRNDSSHSDIVVQTADQTWQAYNNYGGQDLYDGAGPAPDGRAYEVSYNRPMDIGGENGIYGSEYQMIAWLERNGYDVSYMSGIDMSTKGAAQLQNHKVFMSSGHDEYWTQDQFTNALNARRAGVNQTYFAGNEVFWKTRLAPSIDGANTANRTLVCYKETKLSFPQPNGIPDPSGIWTGTFMDPASATNGRPFQPQNQVTGSLFSVNGYRSDAITVPGAYAKMRLWRNTTVANLTPSQTATFPVGTLGYEWDSDVEDAARPAGQIAMSSTTVDINDGKYRLDYGNTYGNGTATHSLVAFRDQTSHALVFGSGTVQWSWGLTNMPTGNPDDAVVTEDKRMQQATVNIFADMGVQPKSLQSNLVAATASTDTTGPTITVTSPAANATVPALRPVTITGTSADTGGGVVARVEVSTDGGTTWKATTGVGSWSYKWTPTVPGAAQIKVRAVDDSVNIGATTTVPLTVGPQQCPCTVWPASAVPGTVNAGDGSAVELGAKIRSSAPGSITGVRFYKSPANTGTHTGSLWSSSGQRLATGTFTNETASGWQQLNFSSPVPVKANTTYIASYFAPNGGYSFDTTFASSAAGLAPLTALKSGTDGGNGVYRYSGTGGFPSSASSGSNYWVDAVLDTATASTTPPTVTSTTPQSAATGTAITAAVKATFSTAVDADTLVFTLKDAGGVTVPGSKGLDASNSATFTPSSELQLNTTYTASVQAEDLWGNAMAAPVTWNFTTSTTPPVVNCPCTLWGPAATPTTANVGDDTNSVELGTRFQSTVSGYVTGVTFYKGAGNTGTHTGSLWAQDGTLLATGTFGSETLSGWQQLHFTTAVPITAGTTYVASYHAPNGKYSVDGGYFTAAHRSYPLVAPADGSGGANGLYKYGSATVFPTNTFGSVNYWVGPVFSTTAPSGLAAQGSEVAGQ, encoded by the coding sequence ATGAACAGACGGACAAGGTTGCTCCGGTACGGCCTCTTCACCGCGGTCGCGGCTCTCACGGCCACGGTCTTACCTCCCTTCGCGGTGGCCGACGCGGCGGACCCCTGCGGTCCCGGCACGAACGCGATCGTGTGCGAGAACTCCAAGCCGGGCACACCGATGTCCGACTGGTTCGCGCCCAGCGCCTACGGCGACATCAAGGGCTTCAGCGCCCAGATGAGCGTCCAGGCGGGTGAGACCGTGCAGTTCAAGGTCCAGTCGCCGACCGCGTACAAGGTGTCGGTCTACCGGCTGGGCCACTACGGGGGTGACGGGGCCCGCCTGATGTCGACCGCGGCGCAGGCGGCCCAGACCTTCCCGGCGAACTTCCCCGCGGGAGGCAGCCCGCACAGCTGCACCACCAAGCCCACCACCGGGCTGGTCGACTGCGGGAACTGGCCCGTCACCTCGACGTGGACGGTGCCCTCCGACGCCGTCTCGGGCCTCTACATCGCCAACTTCGACCAGGCGGACGGCAACGGCGTGATGCCCTACCCGTTCGTGGTCCGCAACGACTCCAGCCACTCCGACATCGTGGTGCAGACCGCCGACCAGACCTGGCAGGCGTACAACAACTACGGCGGCCAGGACCTCTACGACGGAGCCGGGCCCGCGCCCGACGGCCGCGCGTACGAGGTCAGTTACAACCGGCCGATGGACATCGGCGGCGAGAACGGGATCTACGGGTCCGAGTACCAGATGATCGCCTGGCTGGAGCGCAACGGGTACGACGTCAGCTACATGTCCGGGATCGACATGTCGACCAAGGGCGCCGCCCAGCTCCAGAACCACAAGGTGTTCATGTCCTCGGGGCACGACGAGTACTGGACCCAGGATCAGTTCACGAACGCCCTGAACGCGCGCCGCGCGGGCGTCAACCAGACGTACTTCGCGGGCAACGAGGTCTTCTGGAAGACCCGTCTCGCCCCCAGCATCGACGGCGCCAACACGGCCAACCGGACGCTGGTCTGCTACAAGGAGACCAAGCTCTCCTTCCCGCAGCCCAACGGCATCCCCGACCCGAGCGGGATCTGGACGGGCACCTTCATGGACCCGGCCAGCGCCACGAACGGGCGTCCCTTCCAGCCGCAGAACCAGGTGACCGGCTCGCTGTTCAGCGTGAACGGCTACCGCAGCGACGCGATCACCGTGCCCGGCGCCTACGCGAAGATGCGGCTGTGGCGCAACACCACCGTCGCCAACCTGACCCCCTCGCAGACCGCCACCTTCCCCGTCGGCACGCTCGGCTACGAGTGGGACAGCGACGTGGAGGACGCGGCGCGCCCGGCCGGGCAGATCGCGATGTCCTCCACCACGGTGGACATCAACGACGGCAAGTACCGCCTGGACTACGGCAACACCTACGGGAACGGGACCGCGACGCACAGCCTCGTCGCCTTCCGGGACCAGACCTCGCACGCCCTGGTCTTCGGATCGGGCACCGTGCAGTGGTCCTGGGGCCTGACCAACATGCCGACCGGCAACCCGGACGACGCGGTGGTCACCGAGGACAAGCGGATGCAGCAGGCGACGGTGAACATCTTCGCCGACATGGGGGTCCAGCCCAAGTCCCTGCAGAGCAACCTGGTGGCGGCCACCGCCTCCACGGACACCACGGGCCCGACCATCACCGTGACCAGCCCCGCGGCGAACGCCACCGTGCCCGCGCTGCGTCCGGTGACCATCACCGGCACCTCGGCCGACACCGGCGGCGGCGTCGTGGCCCGCGTGGAGGTCTCCACCGACGGCGGGACCACCTGGAAGGCCACCACGGGCGTCGGGTCCTGGAGCTACAAGTGGACCCCGACGGTCCCCGGCGCCGCGCAGATCAAGGTCCGCGCGGTGGACGACAGCGTCAACATCGGCGCCACCACCACCGTGCCGCTGACCGTGGGACCCCAGCAATGCCCCTGCACCGTCTGGCCGGCCTCGGCCGTGCCGGGCACGGTCAACGCCGGTGACGGCAGCGCCGTCGAGCTCGGCGCCAAGATCCGCTCCTCGGCCCCCGGTTCGATCACGGGCGTCCGCTTCTACAAGTCGCCGGCCAACACCGGCACCCACACCGGCAGCCTGTGGAGCAGCTCCGGACAGCGCCTGGCCACGGGAACCTTCACCAACGAGACGGCGTCCGGCTGGCAGCAGCTGAACTTCTCCTCGCCGGTCCCCGTGAAGGCCAACACCACGTACATCGCCTCGTACTTCGCCCCCAACGGCGGGTACTCCTTCGACACCACCTTCGCCTCCTCCGCAGCGGGGCTCGCCCCGCTCACCGCGCTGAAGAGCGGAACGGACGGCGGCAACGGCGTCTACCGCTACAGCGGCACCGGCGGGTTCCCGTCCAGCGCCTCGTCCGGCAGCAACTACTGGGTCGACGCGGTCCTGGACACCGCCACCGCGAGCACCACGCCTCCCACGGTCACCTCGACCACACCGCAGTCGGCGGCGACCGGCACCGCGATCACCGCGGCGGTGAAGGCCACCTTCAGCACGGCCGTGGACGCCGACACCCTGGTGTTCACGCTCAAGGATGCGGGCGGCGTCACCGTCCCGGGCAGCAAGGGCCTCGACGCCTCCAACAGCGCCACCTTCACCCCGTCCTCCGAACTGCAGCTGAACACCACCTACACGGCTTCGGTGCAGGCCGAAGACCTGTGGGGCAATGCCATGGCGGCGCCGGTGACCTGGAACTTCACCACCAGCACGACCCCGCCGGTGGTGAACTGCCCCTGCACCCTGTGGGGTCCGGCCGCCACACCGACCACCGCCAACGTCGGGGACGACACCAACTCCGTTGAACTGGGCACCCGTTTCCAGTCCACCGTCAGCGGCTACGTCACCGGCGTGACCTTCTACAAGGGCGCCGGCAACACCGGCACCCACACCGGCAGCCTCTGGGCGCAGGACGGCACCCTGCTGGCCACCGGAACCTTCGGCAGCGAGACCCTGTCGGGCTGGCAGCAGCTCCACTTCACCACCGCCGTGCCCATCACGGCGGGCACCACCTACGTGGCCTCCTACCACGCGCCGAACGGCAAGTACTCGGTGGACGGCGGCTACTTCACGGCGGCGCACCGCTCCTATCCGCTGGTGGCTCCGGCCGACGGCAGCGGCGGTGCCAACGGCCTCTACAAGTACGGGTCGGCCACGGTCTTCCCCACGAACACCTTCGGCTCGGTGAACTACTGGGTCGGCCCGGTCTTCAGCACCACGGCACCGTCGGGCCTCGCGGCGCAGGGCTCGGAGGTGGCCGGCCAGTGA
- a CDS encoding DegT/DnrJ/EryC1/StrS family aminotransferase: MNQIPLVDLKAAHAEVAEEIRAGFDRVLAGTAFIGGEEVRAFEREYAEFAGVGHCVGVANGTDALELALRASGVGVGDEVVLPANTFVATAGAVARIGARPVLVDCLPDTLLIDPQAALDAVGKATRAVVPVDLYGQCAPAAELAALLPSHVRLVEDAAQSQGATRGGRSPGTGGIAATSFYPGKNLGAYGDAGAVVTDDEETADLVRALANHGGVAKYRHDVAGFNSRLDGLQAVVLRAKLARLADGNAARRAAAARYDELLADVAADGRLTLPVTDRGNVHVWHLYVVRVRGADRDAVVGKLNAEGIGAGVHYPAPVHLTPAFGHLGHGRGAFPHAEDAADRMLSLPLFPQITAADQQRVVGALIDALR; encoded by the coding sequence ATGAACCAGATACCGCTCGTCGACCTGAAGGCGGCGCACGCCGAGGTCGCGGAGGAGATACGCGCCGGTTTCGACCGGGTGCTCGCCGGCACTGCTTTCATCGGCGGTGAGGAGGTCCGCGCCTTCGAGCGCGAGTACGCCGAGTTCGCCGGAGTCGGCCACTGCGTCGGCGTCGCCAACGGCACCGACGCACTGGAACTGGCCCTGCGCGCCAGCGGGGTGGGCGTCGGCGACGAGGTCGTGCTGCCGGCCAACACGTTCGTCGCCACCGCCGGCGCCGTGGCCCGCATCGGCGCCCGGCCGGTCCTCGTGGACTGCCTCCCCGACACCCTGCTGATCGACCCGCAGGCCGCGCTCGACGCGGTCGGCAAGGCCACCCGCGCGGTGGTCCCCGTCGACCTGTACGGGCAGTGCGCGCCCGCCGCCGAGCTGGCCGCACTGCTGCCCTCGCACGTCAGGCTCGTCGAGGACGCCGCGCAGAGCCAGGGCGCCACCCGCGGCGGCCGCTCCCCGGGCACCGGCGGGATCGCCGCGACCAGCTTCTACCCGGGCAAGAACCTGGGCGCGTACGGGGACGCGGGCGCGGTGGTGACCGACGACGAGGAGACCGCCGACCTGGTCCGGGCGCTGGCCAACCACGGGGGCGTCGCCAAGTACCGGCACGACGTGGCCGGGTTCAACAGCCGCCTGGACGGACTGCAGGCCGTCGTGCTGCGCGCCAAGCTGGCCCGGCTGGCCGACGGCAACGCGGCCCGCCGCGCCGCCGCCGCCCGGTACGACGAGCTGCTCGCCGATGTCGCCGCCGACGGACGCCTGACCCTGCCGGTGACGGACAGGGGCAACGTCCACGTGTGGCACCTGTACGTGGTCCGGGTCCGGGGCGCCGACCGCGACGCGGTCGTCGGCAAGCTGAACGCCGAGGGCATCGGCGCCGGCGTGCACTATCCCGCCCCCGTCCACCTCACGCCGGCCTTCGGCCACCTCGGCCACGGACGCGGGGCCTTCCCGCACGCCGAGGACGCCGCCGACCGGATGCTCTCCCTCCCGCTCTTCCCGCAGATCACCGCCGCGGACCAGCAGAGGGTCGTGGGCGCGCTCATCGACGCCCTGCGCTGA
- a CDS encoding NeuD/PglB/VioB family sugar acetyltransferase — MSGPGGRDGAAGPDTEDLLIVGAGGFARETAQAVRDAAAADLRLGRAPRLRLAGHLDDDPALHGRDVDGTPVLGGCDLARARPAARVVVCVGSPRDYGVRARLVRRLALPESRYATVVHPTAAVSASSVLGAGSVLLAHCVLTAAVRLGSHVAVMPHVVLTHDDTVGDFATLASGVRLGGGVRLGRGAYVGAGALVREYTTVGAWSLTGMGSTVLADVPPGEVWAGSPARRLREAGGPALDELRADESETGRGPETRMGSTAG, encoded by the coding sequence ATGAGCGGGCCGGGCGGACGGGACGGGGCGGCGGGTCCGGACACCGAGGACCTGCTGATCGTCGGCGCGGGCGGCTTCGCCCGGGAGACCGCCCAGGCCGTACGGGACGCGGCCGCGGCGGACCTGCGGCTGGGCCGCGCCCCGCGCCTGCGGCTCGCCGGCCACCTGGACGACGACCCGGCCCTGCACGGCCGGGACGTCGACGGCACGCCGGTGCTGGGCGGCTGCGACCTGGCGCGCGCAAGGCCGGCCGCCCGGGTGGTGGTCTGCGTCGGCAGCCCGCGCGACTACGGGGTGCGGGCCCGCCTGGTGCGCCGCCTGGCCCTGCCCGAGAGCCGCTACGCGACGGTGGTCCACCCCACCGCGGCGGTCTCCGCGTCCTCGGTGCTCGGCGCGGGCTCGGTGCTGCTCGCGCACTGCGTGCTGACCGCCGCCGTACGGCTGGGGTCCCACGTGGCGGTGATGCCGCACGTCGTCCTCACCCACGACGACACGGTCGGGGACTTCGCGACCCTCGCCTCGGGGGTCCGCCTCGGCGGCGGGGTGCGGCTGGGCCGGGGGGCGTACGTGGGCGCGGGCGCGCTCGTACGGGAGTACACGACGGTCGGCGCCTGGTCGCTGACCGGGATGGGAAGCACGGTCCTGGCCGACGTGCCGCCCGGCGAGGTGTGGGCCGGGAGCCCGGCCCGCCGACTGCGCGAGGCGGGTGGCCCGGCGCTCGACGAGCTGCGGGCCGATGAGTCGGAGACCGGCCGCGGGCCGGAGACACGGATGGGGAGCACAGCCGGATGA